A window of the Tiliqua scincoides isolate rTilSci1 chromosome 5, rTilSci1.hap2, whole genome shotgun sequence genome harbors these coding sequences:
- the TMEM101 gene encoding transmembrane protein 101 yields the protein MAAGNGGSGMRRRGALRLLMRVGSVLLTRFPFWHCLNGLLLNAERAEARRKPDIPVPFLYFDMGAAVLCASFMSFGVKRRWFALGAALQLAVSTYAAYIGGHAHYGDWLKIRMYSRTIAIIGGFLVLASGAGEIYRQKPRNRSLQSTGQVFIGIYLICMAYSLQHSKEDRLAYLSGIPGGEIALQLLFVLYGVLALSFLSGYYITTAAQILSVILPLVVLFIDGNLGYWYDSRRVEFWNQMKLIGQNVGIFGAAIILATDG from the exons ATGGCGGCGGGCAACGGGGGTTCCGGGATGCGGCGGCGCGGGGCGCTGCGGCTGCTGATGCGGGTCGGCTCGGTGCTGCTCACGCGCTTCCCTTTCTGGCACTGCCTCAACGGCCTCCTGCTCAACGCCGAGCGCGCCGAAGCCcgcag aaaaccaGACATTCCTGTCCCGTTTCTCTATTTTGACATGGGTGCCGCAGTGTTGTGTGCCAGTTTCATGTCCTTTGGGGTGAAGCGACGGTGGTTTGCTCTGGGAGCTGCCCTACAGTTGGCTGTCAGCACGTATGCAGCATATATTGGGGGCCACGCACACTACGGCGATTGGCTGAAG ATTAGAATGTATTCGCGGACCATCGCCATCATTGGTGGCTTCCTGGTCTTGGCGAGTGGCGCTGGTGAGATCTACCGCCAGAAACCACGGAACAGGTCGCTGCAGTCCACCGGGCAAGTTTTCATTGGCATCTACCTCATTTGCATG GCCTACTCTCTTCAGCACAGCAAAGAAGACCGCTTGGCCTATCTCAGTGGCATCCCAGGTGGAGAAATCGCCTTGCAGCTTCTTTTTGTCCTGTACGGTGTCCTCGCCCTCTCTTTCCTGTCCGGTTACTACATCACCACAGCTGCCCAGATCCTGTCTGTCATTCTTCCTCTGGTCGTTCTCTTCATTGATGGCAACTTGGGCTACTGGTATGACTCTCGCCGAGTGGAATTCTGGAACCAGATGAAGCTGATTGGACAAAATGTCGGAATCTTTGGGGCTGCCATAATTTTGGCAACTGATGGCTGA